A genomic segment from Equus asinus isolate D_3611 breed Donkey chromosome 23, EquAss-T2T_v2, whole genome shotgun sequence encodes:
- the LOC123276100 gene encoding regulator of DNA class I crossover intermediates 1-like isoform X6: MNRDIKMPLRKHDLELPMSPHLVPSNLCIDDMENNLHYQRQGSKEELGPVKSSQVMDSYTMFEPQLSRIENCSFTPPSLSAELASNRDITRQNFIPRIVPSPQKVAYEKKQNEQLSNVNYSNSVISKLNKNQDAFSPSYKTAQFGTLFERLNSPGNRNFLTERPDIVTGEDCGTMDERRQSDFIIEKQSVQHILEENRKEVSNFLEDANQPTPSLLSENCDSFISENVINLLNIDQWSIKKTFDKCDFDSMGDICAVTSSDKNHSTERCIRSMFTNPELTFSNSTFNKTSYPEKCQPNKNYQKEYNDHERNNLSTSFEKDSFPASSEKKGKFESDYQEKAPQKTIQIYPVNRLGNIPLKELPSKQSWNFGLGESLMEKGGTCSLKGRPTSTTKVYLESSQSSWSTSCSPRPTDSCFSSSSEMLSEDEDQILQQIEDSNRRSIKTKETTNSFYLERMAKLPHDRIAKNNAKIHKQNENFHQFSLKDKTDQFPQSQCDSAHIVQDKSSNCTVQVARCDAWVQTESEPVMKEKLDAAIQCDIISKCKCISDVSSLCDVERCSENIKADTTGGQEILKNN, encoded by the exons TCCTCGCAAGTCATGGACTCATATACAATGTTCGAACCTCAATTGAGCAGAATAGAAAACTGCAGCTTCACACCACCATCTTTGTCAGCAGAATTAGCTTCTAACAGAGATATTACAAGACAAAATTTTATTCCCAGAATAGTGCCTAGTCCTCAGAAAGTTGCATATGAAAAAAAGCAGAATGAACAg ctcagTAATGTTAATTATTCTAATTCCGTGATttccaaattaaacaaaaatcaagatGCTTTCAGTCCATCATATAAAACAGCACAATTTGGAACATTATTTGAAAGATTAAACAG tCCAGGAAATCGGAATTTCCTTACTGAAAGACCTGATATAGTTACAGGTGAAGATTGTGGAACCATGGATGAGAGAAGACAGTCAGACTTCATTATTGAAAAACAGTCAGTACAacatattttggaagaaaataggaaagaggtTTCAAATTTTCTTGAAGATGCGAACCAGCCAACACCCAGTCTTCTGTCAGAGAATTGTGACTCTTTTATTAGTGAAAATGTGATCAATTTATTAAACATAGATCAGTGGAGTATAAAGAAAACCTTTGACAAGTGTGATTTTGACAGTATGGGAGATATTTGTGCAGTCACTAGTTCTGATAAAAACCATTCCACTGAGAGATGCATTAGAAGTATGTTTACAAATCCAGAGTTGACTTttagtaattctacttttaataaaACAAGTTACCCAGAAAAGTGTCAGCCAAACAAGAACTATCAGAAAGAGTATAACgatcatgaaagaaataatcttAGTACAtcttttgagaaggatagttTCCCAGCCAGCTCTGAAAAAAAAG gaaaatttgaaagTGATTACCAAGAGAAGGCACCACAGAAGACAATCCAGATATATCCAGTGAACCGTTT GGGTAATATCCCTTTGAAAGAATTGCCTTCTAAGCAGTCGTGGAACTTTGGACTTGGTGAG agtctGATGGAAAAAGGAGGAACGTGTTCTTTAAAAGGCAGGCCAACCTCTACTACGAAAGTCT ATCTTGAGTCTTCACAGAGTAGTTGGTCTACCAGTTGCTCTCCAAGGCCCACAGATAGTTGTTTCAGTTCTAGTTCAGAGATG CTGTCTGAAGATGAAGATCAAATATTGCAGCAAATTGAAGATTCAAATAGGAGATCCatcaaaaccaaagaaacaactaacagtttttatttagaaaggaTGGCAAAACTTCCACATGATAGGATTGCTAAAAACAATGCCAAAattcataaacaaaatgagaattttcacCAGTTCTCACTTAAAGATAAGACAGATCAGTTTCCACAGTCTCAGTGTGATTCAGCACACATTGTGCAAGACAAAAGCAGTAATTGCACTGTACAAGTTGCAAGATGTGATGCATGGGTACAAACTGAGAGTGAACCTGTAATGAAAGAAAAGTTAGATGCTGCCATACAGtgtgatataatttcaaaatgtaaatgtataagTGATGTGTCTTCTCTTTGTGATGTTGAAAGGTGCAGTGAAAATATTAAGGCAGATACCACTGGAGGGCAGGAAATCCTTAAGAACAACTAA
- the LOC123276100 gene encoding regulator of DNA class I crossover intermediates 1-like isoform X9: MKKSRMNSPGNRNFLTERPDIVTGEDCGTMDERRQSDFIIEKQSVQHILEENRKEVSNFLEDANQPTPSLLSENCDSFISENVINLLNIDQWSIKKTFDKCDFDSMGDICAVTSSDKNHSTERCIRSMFTNPELTFSNSTFNKTSYPEKCQPNKNYQKEYNDHERNNLSTSFEKDSFPASSEKKGKFESDYQEKAPQKTIQIYPVNRLGNIPLKELPSKQSWNFGLGESLMEKGGTCSLKGRPTSTTKVYLESSQSSWSTSCSPRPTDSCFSSSSEMLSEDEDQILQQIEDSNRRSIKTKETTNSFYLERMAKLPHDRIAKNNAKIHKQNENFHQFSLKDKTDQFPQSQCDSAHIVQDKSSNCTVQVARCDAWVQTESEPVMKEKLDAAIQCDIISKCKCISDVSSLCDVERCSENIKADTTGGQEILKNN; the protein is encoded by the exons ATGAAAAAAAGCAGAATGAACAg tCCAGGAAATCGGAATTTCCTTACTGAAAGACCTGATATAGTTACAGGTGAAGATTGTGGAACCATGGATGAGAGAAGACAGTCAGACTTCATTATTGAAAAACAGTCAGTACAacatattttggaagaaaataggaaagaggtTTCAAATTTTCTTGAAGATGCGAACCAGCCAACACCCAGTCTTCTGTCAGAGAATTGTGACTCTTTTATTAGTGAAAATGTGATCAATTTATTAAACATAGATCAGTGGAGTATAAAGAAAACCTTTGACAAGTGTGATTTTGACAGTATGGGAGATATTTGTGCAGTCACTAGTTCTGATAAAAACCATTCCACTGAGAGATGCATTAGAAGTATGTTTACAAATCCAGAGTTGACTTttagtaattctacttttaataaaACAAGTTACCCAGAAAAGTGTCAGCCAAACAAGAACTATCAGAAAGAGTATAACgatcatgaaagaaataatcttAGTACAtcttttgagaaggatagttTCCCAGCCAGCTCTGAAAAAAAAG gaaaatttgaaagTGATTACCAAGAGAAGGCACCACAGAAGACAATCCAGATATATCCAGTGAACCGTTT GGGTAATATCCCTTTGAAAGAATTGCCTTCTAAGCAGTCGTGGAACTTTGGACTTGGTGAG agtctGATGGAAAAAGGAGGAACGTGTTCTTTAAAAGGCAGGCCAACCTCTACTACGAAAGTCT ATCTTGAGTCTTCACAGAGTAGTTGGTCTACCAGTTGCTCTCCAAGGCCCACAGATAGTTGTTTCAGTTCTAGTTCAGAGATG CTGTCTGAAGATGAAGATCAAATATTGCAGCAAATTGAAGATTCAAATAGGAGATCCatcaaaaccaaagaaacaactaacagtttttatttagaaaggaTGGCAAAACTTCCACATGATAGGATTGCTAAAAACAATGCCAAAattcataaacaaaatgagaattttcacCAGTTCTCACTTAAAGATAAGACAGATCAGTTTCCACAGTCTCAGTGTGATTCAGCACACATTGTGCAAGACAAAAGCAGTAATTGCACTGTACAAGTTGCAAGATGTGATGCATGGGTACAAACTGAGAGTGAACCTGTAATGAAAGAAAAGTTAGATGCTGCCATACAGtgtgatataatttcaaaatgtaaatgtataagTGATGTGTCTTCTCTTTGTGATGTTGAAAGGTGCAGTGAAAATATTAAGGCAGATACCACTGGAGGGCAGGAAATCCTTAAGAACAACTAA
- the LOC123276100 gene encoding regulator of DNA class I crossover intermediates 1-like isoform X8, protein MIWKTIYTTKDKAARKNLAQLSPGNRNFLTERPDIVTGEDCGTMDERRQSDFIIEKQSVQHILEENRKEVSNFLEDANQPTPSLLSENCDSFISENVINLLNIDQWSIKKTFDKCDFDSMGDICAVTSSDKNHSTERCIRSMFTNPELTFSNSTFNKTSYPEKCQPNKNYQKEYNDHERNNLSTSFEKDSFPASSEKKGKFESDYQEKAPQKTIQIYPVNRLGNIPLKELPSKQSWNFGLGESLMEKGGTCSLKGRPTSTTKVYLESSQSSWSTSCSPRPTDSCFSSSSEMLSEDEDQILQQIEDSNRRSIKTKETTNSFYLERMAKLPHDRIAKNNAKIHKQNENFHQFSLKDKTDQFPQSQCDSAHIVQDKSSNCTVQVARCDAWVQTESEPVMKEKLDAAIQCDIISKCKCISDVSSLCDVERCSENIKADTTGGQEILKNN, encoded by the exons tCCAGGAAATCGGAATTTCCTTACTGAAAGACCTGATATAGTTACAGGTGAAGATTGTGGAACCATGGATGAGAGAAGACAGTCAGACTTCATTATTGAAAAACAGTCAGTACAacatattttggaagaaaataggaaagaggtTTCAAATTTTCTTGAAGATGCGAACCAGCCAACACCCAGTCTTCTGTCAGAGAATTGTGACTCTTTTATTAGTGAAAATGTGATCAATTTATTAAACATAGATCAGTGGAGTATAAAGAAAACCTTTGACAAGTGTGATTTTGACAGTATGGGAGATATTTGTGCAGTCACTAGTTCTGATAAAAACCATTCCACTGAGAGATGCATTAGAAGTATGTTTACAAATCCAGAGTTGACTTttagtaattctacttttaataaaACAAGTTACCCAGAAAAGTGTCAGCCAAACAAGAACTATCAGAAAGAGTATAACgatcatgaaagaaataatcttAGTACAtcttttgagaaggatagttTCCCAGCCAGCTCTGAAAAAAAAG gaaaatttgaaagTGATTACCAAGAGAAGGCACCACAGAAGACAATCCAGATATATCCAGTGAACCGTTT GGGTAATATCCCTTTGAAAGAATTGCCTTCTAAGCAGTCGTGGAACTTTGGACTTGGTGAG agtctGATGGAAAAAGGAGGAACGTGTTCTTTAAAAGGCAGGCCAACCTCTACTACGAAAGTCT ATCTTGAGTCTTCACAGAGTAGTTGGTCTACCAGTTGCTCTCCAAGGCCCACAGATAGTTGTTTCAGTTCTAGTTCAGAGATG CTGTCTGAAGATGAAGATCAAATATTGCAGCAAATTGAAGATTCAAATAGGAGATCCatcaaaaccaaagaaacaactaacagtttttatttagaaaggaTGGCAAAACTTCCACATGATAGGATTGCTAAAAACAATGCCAAAattcataaacaaaatgagaattttcacCAGTTCTCACTTAAAGATAAGACAGATCAGTTTCCACAGTCTCAGTGTGATTCAGCACACATTGTGCAAGACAAAAGCAGTAATTGCACTGTACAAGTTGCAAGATGTGATGCATGGGTACAAACTGAGAGTGAACCTGTAATGAAAGAAAAGTTAGATGCTGCCATACAGtgtgatataatttcaaaatgtaaatgtataagTGATGTGTCTTCTCTTTGTGATGTTGAAAGGTGCAGTGAAAATATTAAGGCAGATACCACTGGAGGGCAGGAAATCCTTAAGAACAACTAA